Proteins encoded within one genomic window of Misgurnus anguillicaudatus chromosome 18, ASM2758022v2, whole genome shotgun sequence:
- the myh6 gene encoding myosin-6: MGDAMMAEFGKAAPFLRKSDKERLEAQTRAFDIKTECFVVDEKVEFVKGLIVSKDNGKVTVKTEDGRTVTVKDSDVHPQNPPKFDKIEDMAMLTFLHEPAVLFNLKERYAAWMIYTYSGLFCVTVNPYKWLPVYDSEVVSAYRGKKRTEAPPHIFSISDNAYQYMLTDRENQSVLITGESGAGKTVNTKRVIQYFASISAGGTGKRDPSKGTLEDQIIQANPALEAFGNAKTVRNDNSSRFGKFIRIHFGTSGKLSSADIETYLLEKSRVTFQLKAERNYHIFYQILSNEKPELLDMLLITNNPYDYSYISQGEVTVQSINDSEELIATDQAFDVLGFTSEEKMGVYKLTGAIMHYGNMKFKQKQREEQAEADGSESADKAAYLMGLNSADLLKGLCHPRVKVGNEYVTKGQSVDQVYYSIGALAKSVYEKMFNWMVVRINQSLDTKQHRQHFIGVLDIAGFEIFEFNTFEQLCINFTNEKLQQFFNHHMFVLEQEEYKKEGIHWEFIDFGMDLQSCIDLIEKPLGIMSILEEECMFPKASDQTFKSKLYDNHLGKTNIFQKPRVVKGKAEAHFALCHYAGIVDYNITGWLVKNKDPLNETVVGLYQKSSLKLLSNLFSQYAAADGAEKSGGKGAKKKGSSFQTVSALHRENLNKLMTNLKTTHPHFVRCLIPNEIKTPGIMDNCLVMHQLRCNGVLEGIRICRKGFPNRILYGDFKQRYRILNASAIPEGQFIENKKSAEKLLGSLDIDHTQYKFGHTKVFFKDGLLGTLEEMRDDQLARILTRIQAYARGLLMRVEFQKLVERRDALMVIQWNLRSFLGVKNWPWMKLFFKIKPLLRSAESEKEMANMKDEFNKLKDALEKSEARRKELEEKMVTLLQEKNDLVLQVQSEQDTLTDAEERCEQLIKSKIQLEAKVKELSERIEDEEEINADLTAKKRKLEDECSELKKDIDDLELTLAKVEKEKHATENKVKNLTEEMASLDENIMKLNKEKKALQEAHQQTLDDLQCEEDKVNTLTKAKVKLEQQVDDLEGSLEQEKKIRMDQERSKRKLEGDLKLTQENVMDLENDKQQLEEKLKKKDFEINQLNVKIEDEQSSSVQLQKKFKENQARIEELEEELEAERAARAKVEKQRSDLSRELEDISERLEEAGGATSTQVELNKKRESEFQKLRRDLEESTRQHETTTATLRKKHADSVAELGEQIDNLQRVKQKLEKEKAELKLELDDFSSNMESVVKAKVNLEKMCRTLEDQMNEHRSKAEEAQKVLHDLSTQKAKLLTENGELGRQMEEKECLISQLTRGKNSYTQQLEDLKRQLEEEVKAKNALAHAVQSARHDCDLLREQFEEEQEAKAELQRALSKANTEVATWRARYETDGIQRTEELEEAKKKLVQKLQEAEEAVEAVNAKCSSLEKTKHRLQNEIEDLMLDLERSNAASAALDKKQRSFDKIIAEWKQKYEESQCELEGTQKEARSLSTELFKLKNFYEETLDHLETIKRENKNLQEEISDLTDQVGEGRKTVHELEKLRKQLEQEKAELQSALEEADASVEHEEGKILRAQLEFNQVKADIERKMAEKDEEMEQAKRNYQRMIETLQASLEAETRSRNEALRVKKKMEGDLNEMEIQLSQANRQAADAQKQLKIVQSCLKDTQLQMDDTLHSNDDLKENGALLERRNNLLQAELEELRAVVEQTERGRKLAEQELTEATERVQLLHSQNTCLINQKKKQESDLLQLQNEMEELVQENRNAEEKAKKAITDAAMMAEELKKEQDTSAHLERMKKNMEQTIKDLQHRLDEAEQLAMKGGKKQLQKMEGRIRELENELEAEQKRGSESIKGVRKYERRIKELTYQTEEDRKNLARLQDLVDKLQLKVKSYKRSAEEAEEQANVSLAKLRKLQHELEEAEERADIAESQVNKLRAKTRDGVPGKKSQDE; this comes from the coding sequence ATGGGCGATGCTATGATGGCAGAGTTCGGTAAGGCCGCTCCCTTCCTGAGAAAGTCTGATAAAGAGCGTCTCGAAGCTCAAACAAGAGCCTTTGACATCAAAACCGAATGCTTTGTTGTGGATGAAAAAGTGGAATTTGTGAAGGGGCTGATCGTTAGCAAGGACAATGGAAAGGTCACTGTGAAAACCGAGGATGGGAGAACGGTGACCGTCAAGGATTCAGATGTTCATCCCCAGAACCCACCTAAATTCGATAAAATCGAAGACATGGCCATGCTCACTTTTCTTCACGAGCCTGCAGTGCTGTTCAACCTCAAAGAGCGTTACGCAGCCTGGATGATCTACACCTACTCAGGGCTGTTTTGTGTAACCGTCAACCCGTACAAGTGGTTACCGGTGTACGATTCAGAGGTGGTCTCTGCCTACAGAGGTAAGAAGAGGACTGAGGCTCCTCCTCATATCTTCTCAATCTCAGACAATGCTTATCAGTACATGCTAACTGATCGGGAGAACCAGTCTGTCCTTATCACTGGAGAATCCGGTGCTGGAAAGACGGTTAACACCAAGAGAGTCATCCAATATTTCGCAAGCATTTCTGCTGGGGGTACTGGAAAGAGAGACCCTAGCAAGGGAACCCTGGAGGATCAAATTATTCAGGCTAACCCTGCACTTGAAGCTTTCGGAAATGCCAAAACTGTGAGAAACGACAACTCGTCTCGTTTTGGAAAATTCATCCGCATTCATTTTGGAACAAGTGGTAAACTCTCTTCCGCTGATATCGAGACGTACTTGCTGGAGAAGTCTCGTGTGACCTTCCAGCTAAAAGCTGAGAGGAATTACCATATCTTTTACCAGATATTGTCCAATGAAAAGCCTGAACTACTGGACATGCTGCTGATAACCAACAACCCATATGACTATTCTTACATCTCCCAAGGAGAAGTAACTGTTCAGTCTATCAATGATAGCGAGGAGCTGATCGCAACTGACCAGGCCTTTGATGTTCTTGGCTTTACATCAGAAGAAAAGATGGGAGTCTACAAACTGACAGGTGCTATCATGCACTATGGCAACATGAAATTTAAACAGAAACAGCGTGAGGAGCAGGCCGAGGCTGATGGTTCAGAATCTGCAGATAAGGCAGCTTATCTAATGGGGCTGAACTCAGCTGATCTGCTGAAAGGACTCTGCCATCCAAGAGTCAAAGTGGGCAATGAGTATGTCACCAAAGGACAGAGTGTGGACCAAGTGTATTACTCAATCGGTGCGCTGGCAAAGTCAGTGTATGAGAAAATGTTCAACTGGATGGTGGTGAGAATCAACCAGTCCCTTGACACCAAGCAACATCGGCAACATTTCATCGGTGTGCTAGATATTGCCGGCTTCGAGATCTTCGAGTTCAACACATTCGAGCAGCTGTGCATCAATTTTACCAATGAAAAGCTGCAACAGTTTTTCAACCACCACATGTTCGTGCTGGAGCAAGAGGAATACAAGAAGGAAGGCATTCACTGGGAGTTTATTGACTTTGGGATGGACCTGCAATCTTGCATTGATTTGATTGAGAAACCTCTGGGTATCATGTCCATTTTGGAGGAAGAGTGCATGTTTCCAAAGGCCAGTGATCAGACTTTCAAATCAAAGCTATATGACAACCACCTGGGCAAGACCAACATCTTCCAGAAGCCACGTGTGGTGAAAGGGAAGGCAGAGGCACACTTTGCTTTATGCCACTATGCAGGAATTGTTGATTATAACATTACCGGCTGGCTTGTGAAAAACAAAGACCCACTGAATGAAACAGTTGTTGGGCTCTATCAAAAATCCTCTTTGAAGCTGTTAAGCAATCTCTTTTCACAGTATGCAGCAGCAGATGGGGCTGAAAAGTCAGGTGGGAAAGGAGCCAAGAAAAAGGGGTCATCTTTTCAAACGGTGTCTGCACTGCACAGAGAAAATCTTAACAAATTAATGACCAATCTGAAAACCACACACCCACACTTTGTCCGCTGTTTGATTCCGAACGAGATCAAGACTCCTGGAATCATGGACAACTGCCTTGTTATGCACCAGCTTCGCTGCAATGGTGTACTAGAGGGTATCAGGATTTGCAGGAAAGGTTTTCCAAACAGGATACTCTATGGTGATTTCAAACAGAGATACAGGATCTTAAATGCATCTGCCATCCCGGAAGGACAGTTCATTGAGAACAAGAAGAGTGCTGAGAAGCTGTTAGGGTCACTGGACATTGACCACACCCAATACAAATTTGGACACACTAAAGTCTTTTTTAAAGATGGCCTGCTGGGCACACTGGAGGAGATGCGTGATGACCAACTTGCTCGCATCCTCACTAGGATCCAAGCTTATGCTCGTGGCTTGCTTATGAGAGTGGAGTTTCAGAAACTGGTAGAACGCAGAGATGCCCTCATGGTCATCCAGTGGAACCTTCGTTCTTTCCTTGGGGTGAAAAATTGGCCATGGATGAAACTGTTCTTTAAGATAAAACCTCTGTTAAGGAGTGCCGAGTCTGAAAAAGAGATGGCAAACATGAAGGATGAATTCAATAAACTAAAAGATGCTTTGGAAAAATCTGAGGCCAGACGAAAAGAGTTAGAAGAGAAGATGGTCACTCTTCTCCAAGAGAAGAATGATTTGGTACTTCAGGTGCAATCAGAGCAAGACACTTTAACTGATGCTGAGGAGAGATGTGAACAACTCATAAAAAGCAAGATCCAGCTGGAAGCTAAAGTCAAAGAGCTTTCAGAACGCATAGAGGATGAGGAAGAGATCAATGCAGATCTCACAGCCAAAAAACGTAAGTTAGAAGATGAATGTTCTGAACTCAAAAAAGATATAGATGATCTTGAGCTGACACTGGCCAAGGTTGAAAAGGAAAAGCATGCTACGGAGAACAAAGTGAAAAATCTCACTGAGGAAATGGCATCTCTCGATGAAAACATAATGAAACTAAACAAGGAAAAAAAAGCTCTTCAAGAGGCTCACCAGCAGACACTGGATGACCTGCAGTGTGAGGAGGACAAAGTTAATACACTGACAAAGGCTAAAGTTAAACTTGAGCAACAGGTGGATGATCTTGAGGGCTCACTGGAACAAGAGAAAAAAATTAGGATGGACCAAGAACGTAGCAAGAGAAAACTGGAAGGAGATCTAAAACTGACTCAGGAAAATGTAATGGATTTAGAAAATGACAAACAGCAACTAGAAGAAAAACTCAAAAAGAAAGACTTTGAAATAAATCAGCTCAATGTAAAAATTGAAGATGAGCAAAGCTCCTCTGTGCAGCTTCAGAAAAAGTTCAAGGAAAATCAAGCTAGAATTGAGGAACTGGAGGAAGAACTGGAAGCTGAGCGTGCAGCCCGTGCAAAAGTTGAGAAACAGCGATCTGATCTTTCTCGGGAACTGGAAGACATCAGTGAGCGACTGGAGGAGGCAGGTGGAGCCACATCTACTCAAGTGGAGCTCAATAAAAAAAGGGAGTCCGAGTTTCAGAAGTTACGTAGGGACCTTGAGGAATCGACCCGTCAGCACGAGACCACAACTGCCACTCTTCGGAAGAAGCATGCCGACAGTGTGGCTGAACTAGGAGAACAGATTGACAATTTGCAAAGGGTCAAACAAAAGTTAGAGAAGGAAAAAGCTGAATTAAAGTTGGAACTGGATGACTTTTCCTCAAACATGGAGAGTGTCGTGAAGGCAAAAGTCAATCTTGAAAAAATGTGCCGCACACTGGAAGACCAGATGAATGAGCATCGGTCAAAAGCTGAAGAAGCCCAGAAAGTTCTACACGATCTGTCTACCCAAAAAGCCAAGCTGCTGACTGAAAATGGAGAACTTGGACGACAAATGGAGGAGAAGGAATGTCTGATCTCTCAGCTCACCCGAGGAAAAAACTCGTACACCCAGCAACTCGAGGACCTAAAAAGGCAACTCGAGGAAGAGGTTAAAGCAAAGAATGCTCTTGCTCATGCCGTACAGTCAGCGCGGCATGATTGCGACTTGCTGAGAGAACAATTCGAGGAGGAACAAGAAGCAAAAGCTGAGCTCCAAAGAGCATTGTCTAAGGCCAATACAGAGGTAGCAACATGGAGGGCAAGATATGAAACTGATGGAATTCAGCGAACGGAGGAACTGGAAGAGGCAAAGAAGAAACTTGTTCAAAAACTGCAAGAAGCGGAAGAGGCAGTGGAAGcagtaaatgcaaagtgttCTTCTCTTGAAAAAACTAAACATCGCCTACAAAATGAGATTGAAGATCTGATGCTAGACCTCGAACGCTCTAATGCTGCGTCAGCTGCCCTGGACAAAAAACAAAGATCCTTTGACAAAATTATTGCAGAGTGGAAACAAAAGTATGAAGAGTCACAATGTGAGCTTGAGGGAACTCAAAAGGAAGCTCGCAGCTTGAGTACTGAGCTCTTTAAACTAAAAAATTTCTATGAAGAAACTCTAGATCACCTTGAAACCATTAAGAGAGAAAACAAGAACCTACAGGAGGAAATCTCAGACCTAACAGATCAAGTAGGTGAAGGACGAAAGACTGTTCATGAGTTGGAAAAACTAAGGAAACAGTTGGAACAGGAGAAAGCAGAGTTACAGTCTGCACTGGAAGAAGCTGATGCTTCCGTTGAACACGAAGAGGGCAAAATTCTACGAGCTCAGTTAGAGTTCAACCAGGTAAAGGCAGACATTGAACGCAAGATGGCTGAAAAAGATGAGGAAATGGAACAAGCTAAGAGAAACTATCAACGTATGATTGAAACCTTGCAGGCCTCTCTTGAGGCAGAGACAAGAAGCCGTAACGAGGCACTGAGAGTGAAAAAGAAGATGGAAGGAGACCTTAATGAAATGGAAATTCAGCTAAGCCAGGCCAACAGACAGGCAGCAGATGCTCAAAAACAGTTGAAGATAGTACAGTCTTGTTTAAAAGATACTCAACTCCAAATGGATGACACACTTCACAGTAATGATGATCTTAAGGAAAACGGTGCCCTGTTGGAGCGCAGAAACAACCTCCTACAAGCAGAACTAGAGGAACTGAGGGCTGTGGTGGAACAAACCGAGAGGGGCCGCAAACTAGCTGAGCAGGAACTTACTGAAGCAACAGAAAGGGTGCAACTCCTGCACTCCCAAAACACTTGCCTCATCAaccaaaaaaagaaacaagaaTCTGACCTGCTTCAGCTTCAGAATGAGATGGAGGAGCTGGTGCAGGAGAACCGCAATGCCGAGGAGAAGGCAAAGAAAGCCATCACAGATGCAGCCATGATGGCCGAGGAGCTAAAGAAGGAACAGGACACAAGCGCACACCTAGAAAGGATGAAAAAGAACATGGAGCAAACAATCAAGGACCTACAGCACCGTCTGGATGAGGCAGAGCAACTGGCAATGAAGGGTGGGAAAAAACAGCTTCAGAAGATGGAGGGCCGCATCCGTGAACTTGAGAATGAGTTAGAAGCCGAGCAAAAGCGAGGTTCAGAGTCCATTAAAGGTGTGCGCAAATATGAGCGTCGCATAAAAGAGCTTACTTATCAGACCGAGGAGGATCGCAAGAACCTGGCAAGACTTCAGGACTTAGTGGACAAGCTGCAGTTGAAAGTAAAGTCCTACAAACGTTCTGCTGAAGAGGCTGAGGAGCAGGCAAATGTCAGCTTGGCTAAATTACGTAAATTGCAGCATGAGCTGGAGGAGGCGGAAGAGCGGGCGGACATCGCAGAATCTCAAGTCAACAAACTGCGTGCTAAAACTAGAGATGGTGTGCCTGGAAAGAAATCTCAAGATGAGTAA
- the slc25a29 gene encoding mitochondrial basic amino acids transporter, with the protein MDFLAGCMGGAAGVLVGHPFDTVKVRLQVQSIDKPLYRGTIHCFQSIIRQESVLGLYKGIGSPMMGLTFINAIVFGVQGNTMRWLAEDTPMHQFLAGAAAGAIQCVICCPMELAKTRMQMQGTGEKKSSTRKLYKNSLDCLARIYQREGLRGVNRGMVTTLIRETPGFGVYFLAYDLLTRSLGCEPEDPYMIPKLLFAGGMSGIASWLSTYPVDVIKSRLQADGVGGKYQYSGIMDCTRKSIEREGLRVFTRGLTSTLLRAFPVNAATFATVTLFLMYMRPDEGPKDCETAPAHHAALQQQTQPSSL; encoded by the exons ATGGACTTCCTCGCTGGCTGCATGGGAG gtgcCGCCGGTGTCCTCGTTGGACATCCGTTTGATACGGTTAAG GTTCGTCTTCAGGTCCAGAGTATAGATAAACCTCTTTACAGAGGCACCATTCATTGTTTCCAGTCAATCATACGTCAGGAGTCT GTGCTTGGTCTTTATAAAGGCATTGGATCTCCCATGATGGGCTTAACGTTTATCAACGCCATCGTCTTCGGTGTGCAGGGTAACACCATGCGCTGGTTGGCCGAGGACACTCCCATGCATCAGTTTCTAGCGGGGGCGGCGGCCGGCGCCATACAATGCGTGATTTGCTGCCCCATGGAACTGGCCAAGACCCGTATGCAGATGCAGGGCACTGGCGAGAAGAAGTCGTCCACGAGGAAGCTGTACAAAAACTCACTGGACTGCCTGGCTCGCATCTACCAACGCGAGGGTCTGCGAGGAGTCAACCGCGGTATGGTTACCACTCTGATCCGAGAGACCCCGGGCTTCGGCGTCTACTTCCTGGCGTACGATCTGCTGACGCGCTCGCTGGGATGCGAGCCGGAGGACCCGTACATGATTCCAAAACTACTGTTTGCCGGCGGCATGTCGGGAATCGCGTCGTGGCTCTCTACGTACCCTGTAGATGTGATAAAGTCTCGCCTCCAGGCCGACGGGGTGGGCGGGAAGTACCAGTACAGCGGCATCATGGACTGCACGCGGAAGAGCATCGAGCGCGAAGGCTTGCGAGTTTTCACGCGCGGACTGACTTCCACCCTCCTCCGGGCTTTTCCGGTCAACGCCGCCACGTTTGCCACCGTCACCCTTTTCCTCATGTATATGCGACCCGACGAGGGCCCTAAAGACTGCGAAACGGCTCCTGCGCATCACGCGGCACTGCAGCAGCAAACGCAGCCATCCAGTCTGTGA